GCCGTAGACGATTGCATCGGTCCAGCCTTTGATGAGGCGCAACTCGTCGACGGTTTCGAGAGGGGCATTTTTGACCTTGTATCCGCGCTCCTTGTAAAACGAATCGTCAGATTCCGCGCCGTTGACGCGGTGGAGATCGTCCGCGTCGATCCAGTCGATCAGGCAATCGATCAGCTCGTCATACAACTCGGGCGGCACTTCCGCCTGGTCCAGTAATTCTTCGAGAATACACCGGGCGCTCTCGTCGGTCGCCGCCTGCATCGCGAGGACGTTGATATTCCAGCGGCGGGGCTCAGGCAGGATCGACAGGTTAAAATGCCCTTCGCCGAGCTCGTGCTTGTGGCCGGTGAAGCCCATTCCAAGGTGCTGAAACCGATGAGCGAGCGCGATCATCTCCGGGTCGTCGCTGGAATTGACGCGCAATTCCCCCGTGTCGAGCATTTCTACATGTTTGGTCATCAGGACCTTTGCCCATTCGACCCCCGCCTGCGCCAGATACTGTGCCTTGGTCCGCTTGCGGATGTGCGAGGCGATCTCCGCCTCGATGCGCATATCGAAGGCCATCGAAATCACCAGCAGGGCCAGCACCATGAGGGTCCAGAGCGCAACGATGAGCACCGAGCCTTCGGTCGCGGCTCGGTCGCGACCCGGACCGGTTTGGGAAGGCGCCATCATCGTCCGCTCGTGATTCTTGTGCGCTCACGAGGCTCTTCGCGCGACGAATTGGCATTCTGCTGCGGTTGGCCGCCGGCGTCCTGCCGGGCATCGGGGTCGCCGCCCTCCGCCCCCGGCTGGCCGGTCGCGACCGGCGTAGTGCCGAGCGTGACGGGGCCGAGCGGAATCTGCACAAGCCGCGCGATCTTCATCGGCGGCT
This region of Kiritimatiellia bacterium genomic DNA includes:
- a CDS encoding type II secretion system protein GspK, giving the protein MMAPSQTGPGRDRAATEGSVLIVALWTLMVLALLVISMAFDMRIEAEIASHIRKRTKAQYLAQAGVEWAKVLMTKHVEMLDTGELRVNSSDDPEMIALAHRFQHLGMGFTGHKHELGEGHFNLSILPEPRRWNINVLAMQAATDESARCILEELLDQAEVPPELYDELIDCLIDWIDADDLHRVNGAESDDSFYKERGYKVKNAPLETVDELRLIKGWTDAIVYGGPNPNPDDPPMLGVAQKLTVWGEGKIDVNDAGDEELLAICEMDELVLEDIKRLRLGLDGKEGTLDDGIKDLNQVAGMKPEIAKWLTVRDTKFVRLVSIGEVQGVRAGIWAVLQVSEGQITPLYWREEPMD